From Chloroflexia bacterium SDU3-3, the proteins below share one genomic window:
- a CDS encoding glutamine amidotransferase has product MQLRIGHLYPDQMNIYGDRGNILTLSQRCRWRGIEPQVVPIGVGDAVDWSSLDILFFGGGQDSGQALIAHDLVRRLGASLKAAIEDGAVMLTICGGYQLLGDHFLTHTGEKLPGIGALDLRTVGGHKRLIGNIVVEASLAEGQPPVRLVGFENHSGQTFLGQGVRPLGRVLAGFGNNGEDGTEGAVYKNTIGCYMHGSLLPKNPQLADDLIRRALLRRYGRDDLEPIDDTLELRAQRTMIERVV; this is encoded by the coding sequence ATCTCTACCCCGACCAGATGAACATCTACGGCGACCGCGGCAATATCCTCACGCTCAGCCAGCGCTGCAGGTGGCGCGGCATCGAGCCGCAGGTGGTGCCCATCGGCGTGGGCGACGCGGTGGACTGGTCCAGCCTCGACATCTTGTTCTTCGGCGGCGGGCAGGACAGCGGCCAGGCCCTGATCGCGCACGACCTCGTGCGGCGGCTGGGCGCGTCGCTCAAGGCCGCCATCGAGGATGGCGCGGTGATGCTGACGATCTGTGGCGGCTACCAGCTGCTGGGCGACCACTTCCTCACCCACACTGGCGAGAAGCTGCCGGGCATCGGCGCGCTCGACCTGCGCACTGTGGGCGGCCACAAGCGCCTGATCGGCAATATCGTGGTGGAGGCCAGCCTGGCCGAGGGCCAGCCGCCCGTACGGCTGGTGGGCTTCGAGAACCACTCGGGGCAGACCTTCCTGGGCCAGGGCGTGCGCCCGCTGGGCCGGGTGCTGGCCGGGTTCGGCAACAACGGCGAGGACGGCACCGAGGGCGCGGTCTACAAGAACACTATCGGCTGCTATATGCACGGCTCGCTGCTGCCCAAGAACCCGCAGCTGGCCGACGACCTGATCCGCCGCGCGCTGCTGCGCCGCTATGGCCGCGACGACCTGGAGCCGATCGACGACACGCTGGAGCTGCGCGCCCAGCGCACGATGATCGAGCGGGTGGTGTAG